A DNA window from Vigna angularis cultivar LongXiaoDou No.4 chromosome 1, ASM1680809v1, whole genome shotgun sequence contains the following coding sequences:
- the LOC108323777 gene encoding geranylgeranyl diphosphate reductase, chloroplastic: MNSIALKTFVGLRQTSPDAPHFAAQPRLPPSHRKFRIVAGKFSPKLQGRNLRVAVVGGGPAGGAAAEALAKGGVETFLFERKLDNCKPCGGAIPLCMVGEFDLPLDIIDRRVTKMKMISPSNVAVDIGRTLKPHEYIGMVRREVLDAYLRERAKENGASVINGLFMKMDIPKDNTSPYVLHYSSYDNKIGGAGEKRTLEVDAVIGADGANSKVAKSIDAGEYEYAIAFQERVKIPDDKMAYYEDLAEMYVGDDVSPDFYGWVFPKCDHVAVGTGTVTHKGDIKKFQLATRKRAEDKILGGKIIRVEAHPIPEHPRPRRLLGRVALVGDAAGYVTKCSGEGIYFAAKSGRMCAEAIVEGSENGKRMVEEGDLRKYLEKWDKTYWPTYKVLDVLQKVFYRSNPAREAFVEMCADEYVQKMTFDSYLYKTVVPGNPLEDLKLAINTIGSLVRASAIRREMNKLNV; this comes from the exons ATGAATTCTATTGCTCTCAAAACCTTTGTCGGCCTCCGGCAAACCTCGCCGGATGCGCCGCATTTCGCTGCCCAGCCAAGACTCCCCCCATCTCACCGAAAGTTTAGAATTGTGGCCGGCAAATTCAGCCCGAAGCTGCAGGGGCGGAACCTACGAGTGGCAGTAGTGGGTGGTGGTCCCGCCGGCGGCGCGGCGGCGGAGGCGCTGGCGAAGGGTGGCGTGGAGACTTTCCTTTTCGAGCGGAAGCTGGACAACTGCAAGCCGTGCGGGGGAGCGATTCCGCTGTGCATGGTGGGGGAGTTCGACCTGCCGCTGGACATCATTGACCGGCGCGTAacgaagatgaagatgatatCGCCGTCGAACGTGGCGGTGGACATCGGGAGAACGCTTAAGCCGCACGAGTACATTGGTATGGTCCGGCGCGAGGTCCTGGATGCTTACCTGAGAGAGCGGGCGAAAGAGAATGGGGCTAGTGTCATCAACGGGCTGTTCATGAAAATGGATATTCCGAAGGATAACACCAGCCCCTACGTTCTTCATTACTCTTCCTACGATAACAAAATCGGTGGGGCCGGTGAGAAGCGTACCTTGGAAGTTGACGCTGTCATTGGTGCTGATGGCGCTAATTCTAAAGTCGCCAAGTCTATTGATGCCGGTGAATACGAGTACGCCATCGCCTTTCAG GAGAGGGTAAAAATTCCGGATGATAAGATGGCGTATTACGAGGACCTAGCGGAGATGTACGTGGGGGATGATGTTTCTCCGGATTTCTACGGGTGGGTATTTCCAAAATGTGACCATGTGGCTGTTGGAACTGGTACCGTGACACACAAGGGGGACATCAAGAAGTTCCAACTAGCAACAAGGAAGAGAGCAGAAGACAAAATTTTGGGAGGCAAGATCATCAGAGTGGAGGCTCACCCTATCCCGGAACATCCGCGGCCGCGAAGGTTGTTGGGTAGAGTGGCTCTGGTGGGCGATGCTGCTGGGTATGTAACGAAATGCTCCGGAGAGGGAATCTATTTTGCGGCGAAGAGTGGTAGAATGTGTGCAGAGGCAATTGTTGAAGGTTCGGAGAATGGGAAGAGGATGGTGGAAGAAGGGGACTTGAGGAAGTACTTGGAGAAGTGGGATAAGACTTATTGGCCGACTTACAAGGTGTTGGATGTGCTTCAGAAGGTGTTTTACAGGTCGAACCCAGCTAGGGAAGCGTTTGTGGAGATGTGTGCTGATGAGTATGTGCAGAAGATGACATTTGATAGCTATTTGTACAAGACAGTGGTGCCTGGAAATCCTCTGGAGGATCTGAAATTGGCCATTAACACCATTGGGAGCTTAGTTAGGGCCAGTGCCATAAGGAGGGAGATGAACAAACTTAATGTATGA